A single region of the Synergistaceae bacterium genome encodes:
- a CDS encoding AAA family ATPase, whose product MTPDKLRRTKPPESWKFATTDDIALTKPRRPEPLIGQQRAVESIEFGLAVKGKGYNIFVVGQPGSGRTSYVLERLQNLAASLPAPDDWLYLYNFSKPGEPMAVSVPAGKGKTLCTELEELIKDLKSAISKAFEQSQYEDAKAGHIKEFQEKAGAIMDRLRAQAARQHFSLKRTPQGFINVPLIKDKDEDGKEIIRELKPEEYEALDEKKQKKYQAASERISQRTLAGMREIRDMEKALKEKLSKLEAEICRSAIEPCLRELREKYAGNAPLLDWFAAMTEDVIENSGAFVTASRDENAEVDFTRYQGNLFVSNDPAKGAPVIWETNPTYYNLSGRVEHESHQGYLYTDFRKILAGAFHKANGGFLVVDAEKVLMNFMSWEAIKRLLRTGEAAIENLGEQYGALPVATLRPEPIKINMKVIMTGSPYIYELLQYYDAEFGKIFKIKASFDYDMPRTAGNERLMAKYIAEIIKREHLKPFDASALSEIIEWASREAEDQNLLSVEVGSLRELLAESDAWARSETVTRSDVIKAIEHKNYRSGLYRDKLARAFRDGVIHIDTTGTAVGQINGLSVIDLNDYRFGHPSRITANVFMGQEGVVNIEREVKMTGPIHNKGLMILSSYLGRKYAQDMPLSLSAHITFEQNYSGIEGDSASSTELYCLLSALSGLPLKQGIAVTGSVDQFGTVQPIGGVNEKIEGFYEYCKIAGLTGEQGVMIPEANARHLMLSNEVIEAVRSGKFSVWTVGNIDEGIELLTGVKAGTLRKDGSYTEGSVHGLVKARLKKMLSDGMKLEKKLSRSPRRKKKNAPAKDTPSA is encoded by the coding sequence TTGACACCAGACAAGCTGAGGAGGACAAAGCCCCCCGAGTCGTGGAAGTTTGCGACAACTGACGACATAGCACTGACGAAGCCCCGCAGACCTGAGCCTCTGATAGGACAACAGAGAGCAGTGGAGTCGATAGAGTTCGGGTTAGCGGTGAAGGGCAAAGGCTACAACATCTTTGTTGTCGGACAGCCCGGAAGCGGAAGGACAAGCTACGTCCTCGAACGTCTCCAGAACTTGGCCGCCTCGCTCCCAGCTCCTGACGACTGGCTCTACCTCTACAACTTCAGCAAGCCCGGCGAACCTATGGCGGTGAGTGTCCCCGCCGGAAAAGGCAAGACCCTCTGCACAGAGCTTGAGGAACTCATCAAGGACTTGAAGTCGGCGATAAGCAAAGCATTTGAGCAGTCGCAGTACGAGGACGCGAAGGCCGGGCACATCAAGGAGTTCCAGGAGAAGGCAGGCGCAATAATGGACAGGCTGAGGGCACAGGCGGCGCGCCAGCATTTTTCCTTGAAGCGCACACCGCAGGGGTTCATCAATGTTCCGCTGATTAAGGACAAGGACGAGGACGGCAAGGAGATTATCCGCGAACTCAAGCCCGAAGAGTACGAGGCACTAGACGAGAAGAAGCAGAAGAAGTATCAGGCCGCCAGCGAACGTATCTCACAGCGCACGTTGGCGGGAATGCGTGAGATCCGCGACATGGAGAAAGCCCTCAAGGAGAAGCTCAGCAAGTTAGAGGCCGAAATCTGCCGTTCAGCAATTGAGCCGTGCCTTAGGGAATTGCGCGAGAAGTATGCGGGGAATGCTCCGCTCCTCGATTGGTTTGCGGCAATGACAGAAGACGTTATCGAGAACTCGGGAGCATTCGTTACGGCCTCGAGGGACGAGAACGCAGAGGTTGACTTCACGCGGTATCAGGGAAACCTGTTCGTCAGCAACGACCCCGCGAAAGGTGCTCCCGTAATTTGGGAGACTAATCCGACGTACTACAACTTATCCGGCAGAGTCGAGCACGAGAGCCACCAGGGCTACCTGTACACGGACTTCCGGAAGATTCTTGCGGGAGCGTTCCACAAGGCTAACGGCGGATTCTTGGTTGTTGACGCGGAAAAAGTACTGATGAATTTCATGAGCTGGGAAGCCATCAAACGCCTCCTCCGAACCGGCGAGGCAGCAATAGAGAACTTAGGCGAGCAGTACGGAGCATTACCCGTTGCGACGCTGAGGCCTGAACCGATAAAGATAAACATGAAGGTTATCATGACGGGTTCGCCGTACATATATGAGCTTCTGCAATACTACGATGCGGAGTTCGGAAAAATCTTCAAGATTAAGGCGAGCTTTGATTACGACATGCCCAGAACCGCAGGCAATGAACGTCTTATGGCCAAATACATTGCCGAAATCATTAAGCGTGAACACCTGAAGCCGTTTGACGCGTCTGCACTCTCCGAGATAATCGAGTGGGCAAGCCGTGAAGCTGAAGACCAGAACCTTCTTTCCGTTGAGGTAGGAAGCCTGCGCGAACTCCTGGCCGAGTCCGACGCGTGGGCAAGGTCTGAGACGGTAACGCGTTCTGATGTCATCAAGGCCATCGAGCACAAAAATTACCGTTCGGGGCTCTACAGGGACAAGCTGGCACGGGCATTCAGGGACGGAGTTATACACATCGACACGACAGGCACGGCAGTAGGACAGATTAACGGCCTGAGCGTGATTGACCTGAACGATTACCGCTTCGGGCATCCGTCGAGAATAACGGCTAATGTCTTCATGGGGCAGGAAGGAGTCGTGAACATCGAGCGCGAAGTCAAGATGACCGGCCCGATACACAACAAGGGGTTAATGATTCTCTCGAGCTATCTCGGACGGAAATACGCGCAGGATATGCCGCTGTCCCTTTCTGCACACATAACGTTTGAGCAGAACTATTCCGGCATTGAGGGAGACAGCGCAAGTTCTACGGAGCTCTACTGCCTTCTGTCTGCGCTCTCAGGCCTTCCGCTGAAGCAGGGGATTGCGGTTACGGGAAGTGTTGACCAGTTCGGAACAGTCCAGCCCATCGGAGGCGTGAACGAGAAGATAGAGGGCTTCTACGAGTACTGCAAGATAGCTGGTCTCACGGGTGAACAAGGAGTGATGATTCCAGAAGCCAACGCGCGGCACTTGATGCTGAGCAATGAGGTGATAGAGGCTGTGCGTTCAGGAAAATTCTCCGTGTGGACAGTCGGAAACATCGACGAAGGGATAGAGCTCCTTACGGGGGTCAAAGCCGGAACACTGCGCAAGGACGGTTCATACACGGAAGGAAGCGTACACGGCCTCGTGAAGGCACGGCTGAAGAAGATGCTCTCCGACGGAATGAAGCTCGAGAAGAAGCTATCACGTTCACCGCGCAGGAAGAAGAAGAATGCACCAGCGAAAGATACTCCGAGTGCTTGA
- a CDS encoding putative Ig domain-containing protein translates to MLRKFALAAALVMLCASGALAFSGGTGTSSDPYIIASASDINSMRGGTAYYKLSDDIQMSGYTCWLWQPVDFGGYFDGNGKNIYIDIRPYFSDTPYMLIHYGRALFGNVSGTIVNLRVEGKVSGYHAAGIVQNLISGGTIKDCVFSGTVTSRTMSENDYFEETLDVLLDYLAENYDDELTSDTAAFERTYIGGMYAGGIVNSLQDGTVEGCKFSGTVRSAAADNNFSSGGIAALMYGGNITGCSVNGDSTITGSNSTALNGAIMSAGGIAGYTNTALTSRIYSCTFEGEVESSYYAGGIAGEVHGTKLESNTVNPASLITASYSAGGIVGYLSSGGKADYNTVSSGASVSADQKSAGGVVGLLDTESKAGATVSNNTSNAVISGSAGGQGGIIGSVGSNTYIDTAVGDGNTYSGASFGIGSDRNGQATNGNTAHVTSLNYSITAEKLDDATYNSVYSHTFKTNTNASLPITWELSGDLPSGMNFADGVLSGTPSETGTFAFRLKATIDETDTPVQNFTLTVNPTFTITLPAEANEDNEIEVAAGDAINLTFTGPAGSTLTVSGLPSELGNPSGSSPLTITGIITVPGSYAFEVTGEYDGQTSTTGTLTLIVHSAITLTTTVLDPNTGSAYSDYSADIEFSPSSASSITGTDLNVWLTDNPDWLSISKVTQNGRWLGRLSGTPTESGDFSFTVNVSLNVSTRTFTASRDYELYIDSSHDISTASFFTITTNKVLPHAKLSSDYAVTLSTDASADETVTWSVAGGALPVGFVLDSGTGTISGFSSAEGTYNFTVRASTSSFRTTKDFVLTVGDEMIITTSSQLPTVDAGSAVSITFTIDDDTYTSLTWSVVSGSIPPGLTLDQSSGTLSGNAQTAGTYKFTVQGVSGYAVAEKEFTLKVELVITSEAYLPNAKVGEKYLYVFTSNGAADVVWSVSSADNLPAGLSMDSDGVFSGTTTESGTYRFMVYAFVNDDISARKSVQLTVETSSALPITTASLPAGTVGQEYYAELLSPIEGAVWSREGGTLPPGLTLGSNGLISGTPEEAGTFRFIVRAAVLTREGTRQLAITIAPAVESGDVSDDVPASGGGGGCDSGFSALGLAVVCMILRRR, encoded by the coding sequence TTGCTGAGAAAATTTGCGCTGGCTGCCGCGCTGGTGATGCTGTGTGCTTCTGGTGCATTGGCATTTTCCGGCGGGACGGGCACGAGCTCTGACCCGTACATTATCGCTTCTGCCAGCGACATCAACAGCATGAGAGGCGGAACGGCTTACTACAAGCTCTCGGACGACATCCAGATGTCCGGCTATACTTGCTGGTTGTGGCAGCCCGTAGACTTCGGGGGTTACTTCGACGGCAACGGCAAGAACATCTACATTGACATAAGGCCGTACTTCTCCGACACTCCCTACATGCTGATACATTACGGGCGCGCGCTCTTCGGGAACGTCAGCGGAACAATCGTGAACCTCCGCGTCGAGGGGAAAGTCTCCGGCTACCATGCGGCAGGGATAGTGCAGAACCTCATCTCCGGCGGCACGATAAAGGACTGTGTTTTCTCGGGGACTGTAACCTCGCGGACAATGTCGGAGAATGATTACTTCGAGGAGACGCTTGACGTGCTTCTGGACTACTTGGCCGAAAACTACGACGATGAGCTTACGTCTGATACGGCTGCGTTCGAGAGGACTTACATAGGGGGAATGTACGCCGGAGGAATCGTCAACAGCCTGCAGGACGGGACAGTTGAGGGCTGCAAGTTCAGCGGCACGGTCAGGAGCGCGGCGGCGGACAACAACTTCTCCTCAGGCGGAATAGCCGCACTGATGTACGGCGGCAACATCACGGGCTGTTCCGTGAACGGCGACTCGACAATCACCGGCTCCAACAGCACGGCGTTGAACGGAGCAATAATGTCCGCCGGAGGCATCGCGGGCTACACGAACACTGCGCTGACGAGCAGGATCTACAGCTGCACATTCGAGGGAGAAGTTGAGAGCTCGTATTACGCCGGAGGCATCGCGGGGGAAGTTCACGGCACGAAGCTAGAGAGCAACACGGTGAACCCTGCGTCGCTGATAACCGCATCGTACTCTGCCGGAGGAATCGTCGGCTATCTGAGTTCAGGCGGAAAAGCGGACTACAACACCGTCTCGTCGGGAGCTTCCGTCTCAGCAGACCAGAAGAGTGCTGGCGGAGTCGTAGGTCTCCTGGACACAGAGTCGAAAGCCGGAGCAACGGTCAGCAACAACACGTCTAATGCGGTAATCAGCGGCTCTGCGGGAGGTCAGGGAGGAATCATCGGTTCGGTCGGAAGCAACACGTACATTGACACGGCTGTCGGAGACGGAAACACGTACAGCGGAGCGTCGTTCGGGATAGGCAGCGACAGGAACGGCCAGGCCACTAACGGCAATACTGCTCATGTAACGTCCCTGAACTACAGCATAACAGCCGAGAAGCTCGATGATGCCACGTACAACTCAGTCTACTCGCACACCTTCAAGACCAACACCAATGCCAGCCTCCCCATAACGTGGGAACTTTCCGGCGACCTGCCTTCAGGGATGAATTTTGCTGACGGAGTGCTCTCCGGGACACCGTCGGAGACCGGGACGTTCGCCTTCAGGCTCAAGGCTACGATAGACGAAACCGATACGCCTGTGCAGAACTTCACGCTGACGGTAAACCCTACCTTCACGATAACTCTTCCTGCAGAGGCCAACGAGGACAACGAGATCGAGGTTGCCGCAGGGGACGCGATAAACTTGACGTTCACCGGCCCGGCAGGTTCTACGCTGACGGTTTCCGGGCTTCCGTCAGAACTGGGCAATCCGTCTGGGTCTTCGCCTCTGACGATAACGGGAATCATAACCGTGCCGGGAAGCTACGCCTTCGAGGTTACGGGCGAATACGACGGGCAGACTTCGACGACCGGGACACTGACGCTCATCGTTCACTCCGCGATAACGCTGACCACCACAGTCCTTGATCCAAACACCGGCTCAGCATACAGCGATTATTCTGCGGACATAGAGTTTTCCCCGAGCTCAGCGTCCAGCATAACCGGCACTGACCTGAACGTGTGGCTCACGGATAATCCCGATTGGCTGAGCATCAGCAAGGTTACGCAGAACGGCAGGTGGCTCGGGAGACTTAGCGGCACTCCGACAGAATCAGGAGACTTCAGCTTCACGGTGAACGTAAGCCTGAACGTCAGTACAAGAACGTTCACAGCAAGCAGGGACTATGAGCTGTACATTGACTCGTCGCACGACATAAGTACTGCGTCTTTCTTCACGATAACGACGAACAAGGTTCTTCCGCACGCAAAGCTAAGCTCTGACTACGCAGTTACCCTCTCGACGGATGCCTCAGCAGACGAGACAGTAACGTGGTCAGTGGCCGGAGGTGCGCTCCCGGTGGGCTTTGTTCTAGACAGCGGGACAGGCACAATCTCGGGCTTTTCGTCGGCCGAAGGTACGTACAACTTCACGGTACGTGCTTCAACAAGCAGCTTCAGAACGACGAAGGACTTTGTGCTGACGGTCGGAGACGAGATGATAATCACGACAAGTTCACAGCTCCCGACAGTCGATGCAGGTTCTGCGGTCTCGATAACCTTCACGATTGACGACGACACATATACTTCCCTCACGTGGTCAGTGGTGAGCGGCTCGATTCCTCCAGGCTTGACGCTGGATCAGTCGTCTGGGACACTTTCCGGCAACGCGCAGACGGCCGGGACGTACAAGTTCACGGTTCAGGGAGTGTCGGGGTACGCTGTTGCGGAGAAGGAATTTACCCTCAAGGTAGAGCTGGTCATAACGAGCGAGGCATACCTCCCCAACGCCAAAGTCGGTGAGAAGTATCTGTATGTCTTCACGTCGAACGGAGCAGCTGACGTTGTGTGGTCAGTTTCGTCGGCGGACAATCTGCCTGCGGGACTGTCGATGGATTCTGACGGGGTGTTCTCGGGCACAACCACAGAGAGCGGAACATACCGCTTCATGGTGTACGCGTTCGTGAACGATGACATTTCGGCACGGAAGTCCGTACAGCTGACGGTAGAAACGTCTTCCGCCCTGCCGATAACTACGGCATCTCTTCCTGCGGGCACGGTCGGCCAAGAGTACTACGCGGAACTTCTCTCGCCCATTGAAGGCGCAGTTTGGTCGCGCGAAGGAGGAACTCTTCCTCCGGGACTTACGCTGGGCAGCAACGGGCTGATTTCGGGAACGCCGGAGGAGGCCGGGACGTTCCGCTTCATTGTGAGGGCAGCAGTTCTCACGCGCGAAGGTACGAGGCAGCTGGCGATAACGATTGCTCCAGCTGTGGAGAGCGGCGATGTTTCGGACGATGTTCCTGCTTCCGGCGGCGGAGGAGGATGCGATTCGGGGTTCTCTGCTCTGGGGCTGGCTGTAGTGTGTATGATACTGCGGCGACGCTAG
- a CDS encoding M48 family metalloprotease gives MKRMLICASVLLWSSCANASITSSDVQAAWEKISKADGFETIAITYEKSDSPNAWVKFKSDKDFSVHVTQGLMKILTSEEEVAGVLGHEIGHVRLGHYNKGVGRNIGWAVLGYALGRAGGIAQAIGSVGINLAESGFSRGQEVEADDYGTELLKKAGYDPMGLYRAMKAFKDNNYVTQPNGFNSHPPTARRLKHLWDKAKSLSGTPAKEE, from the coding sequence ATGAAGAGGATGCTGATATGCGCGAGTGTCCTGCTGTGGAGCTCGTGCGCGAATGCTTCGATAACAAGCAGTGATGTCCAGGCCGCGTGGGAAAAAATCTCTAAGGCCGACGGTTTCGAGACCATAGCGATAACCTACGAGAAGAGCGACTCGCCCAACGCGTGGGTAAAGTTCAAGTCGGACAAGGACTTCAGCGTCCACGTAACGCAGGGACTGATGAAGATACTGACCTCTGAAGAAGAGGTAGCCGGAGTGCTGGGGCACGAGATAGGTCATGTCAGGCTCGGGCACTACAATAAGGGAGTCGGCAGGAACATCGGCTGGGCAGTCTTGGGCTACGCGCTGGGCAGGGCAGGAGGTATCGCTCAGGCAATCGGGAGCGTGGGGATTAACCTCGCGGAGAGCGGATTCTCGCGCGGCCAAGAAGTCGAGGCTGATGACTACGGCACAGAACTCCTCAAGAAAGCAGGTTATGACCCTATGGGGCTCTACCGTGCAATGAAAGCCTTTAAGGACAACAACTACGTTACCCAGCCCAATGGCTTCAACTCACACCCGCCGACAGCACGGAGGCTCAAGCATCTCTGGGACAAAGCCAAATCATTGAGCGGAACACCCGCTAAGGAGGAATGA
- a CDS encoding M48 family metallopeptidase, whose translation MKLRIFAVLAVLAGLSSCAHAAIDEAVVERAWKRIAQADGFKQVSVNYVNDKSPNAWVAFKSADDFTINVTRGLMSILNSEEEMAGVWGHEIGHVRLGHYNKGVTRNVIWNIGSAVLQRKTGQVVQKLGAVGMNLAENGFSRHDETQSDEYGVKLLVKAGYDPLGLYRAMKAFKDNGYGTKSGVVNWFSTHPATDDRLKKLQEFAAKYGGKQ comes from the coding sequence ATGAAGCTCAGGATTTTTGCGGTTCTCGCCGTGCTTGCCGGGCTGTCGTCGTGTGCACATGCCGCGATTGATGAAGCAGTCGTCGAGCGCGCGTGGAAGAGAATCGCTCAAGCAGACGGCTTCAAGCAGGTCAGCGTGAACTACGTCAACGACAAGTCCCCTAACGCGTGGGTAGCCTTCAAGTCCGCTGACGACTTCACCATCAACGTAACGCGCGGGCTGATGAGCATCCTGAACAGCGAGGAGGAGATGGCAGGCGTGTGGGGGCACGAGATCGGGCACGTGCGACTCGGGCACTACAACAAAGGAGTAACCCGCAACGTTATCTGGAACATAGGGAGTGCAGTTCTTCAGCGCAAGACCGGGCAGGTCGTCCAGAAGCTCGGTGCTGTCGGAATGAACCTCGCGGAAAACGGCTTCAGCCGCCACGACGAGACACAGTCCGACGAATACGGCGTGAAGCTCCTCGTGAAGGCAGGCTATGACCCTCTGGGGCTCTACCGCGCAATGAAGGCCTTTAAGGACAACGGCTACGGCACGAAGTCGGGAGTCGTTAACTGGTTCAGCACGCACCCTGCGACTGACGACCGCCTCAAGAAGCTGCAGGAGTTCGCGGCAAAGTACGGAGGCAAACAATGA
- a CDS encoding class I SAM-dependent methyltransferase, which translates to MMSGVQEDGVDVVNGLFPQDFTISRTYDFIIFNDVFEHLPDLDSVLRKCGELLKPEGILIINCPDSGGIFFRVANVMRKLGIDTYWRRLWQVDFYSPHLWYFNKDNLSQILRGYGFLCTDYFAPKTITVNGLRQRIMSGAKNSAAGYATYIAVLAASPFLNLLPKDIMCLFFKQNKEEIFS; encoded by the coding sequence TTGATGTCGGGTGTGCAAGAGGACGGTGTTGATGTGGTCAACGGACTGTTTCCGCAGGACTTCACCATCAGCCGAACGTATGACTTCATAATCTTCAACGACGTATTTGAGCATCTGCCCGACTTGGACTCTGTGCTCAGAAAATGCGGCGAACTTCTTAAGCCCGAAGGAATCTTAATCATCAACTGCCCCGACAGCGGCGGAATATTCTTCAGGGTTGCAAACGTTATGAGGAAGCTGGGGATTGACACCTACTGGCGGCGTTTGTGGCAGGTGGACTTCTACTCACCGCACCTTTGGTACTTCAACAAGGACAACCTCTCGCAAATTCTGAGAGGATACGGCTTCTTATGCACAGATTATTTCGCACCCAAGACCATAACAGTGAACGGCCTCAGACAGCGGATAATGTCCGGCGCAAAAAATTCTGCAGCAGGTTATGCTACATACATTGCTGTCTTGGCGGCCAGTCCGTTTTTGAATCTATTGCCTAAAGATATAATGTGCTTATTCTTCAAGCAAAACAAGGAGGAGATATTTTCATGA
- a CDS encoding TRAP transporter large permease subunit: MKRFARILFASLLALSLCTTGLFAADGAAPVVVESPAAPSGWKFDREVIIVCPWGEGGGADATLRALVPLLSERIGQHITVMNVTGGNGTNGAAYVRERPADGYMFMLGTQSLLIQDVMGEMKFKFLDEFVPVARLVHAIDVIATSRRAMEERGFGTFSQLRDYIKAHPFSVSVGMLTRVGVDGLSFQQATEGLNILEVDYPTGAGMTGALLAGQIDLMITGTQEVESQIQTGDIIPLLVLAEKRMNRYPNVECSQELGINAFLGSERGIFAKKGTPQEAVDAMRAAIADAVKSEAWNDFLQQGTYDERPGYADAPEYQQALSDEYKTFTDMLKPAKAPAKKAAAAPSTKLAVIGFLMVLVLIICLIKKIVIPPIAFILLPTIAALCAGFDPLVINKFAASGISKMVSTVSLFVFSISFFSLMSDQGVFDPVVNFLIKKAGTNVTLVLLATAAVAVIGHLDGSGATTFIITITAMLPLFKKLKMDNRALMMLVCVAIGVMNVCPWGGPTIRAATVLETDPNILWHRLLPVQGAMLAITFIVAFLQSGIQKRRIKKLGLTADETAEEAAAEEAKGPKVSTLLQWYNFLIVVAVIVILMMGLLNPAYTFMLALALTLPFNIKSLKEQNGKLKNYGVAAMSMVVTLFAAGIFTGVLSGTGMLNAMASAVVTVIPPDLGRYTHFIVACFAVPLIMCLGTDSFYFGLLPVVVGIASQFGVNPMDVACVLLVAENVGVMISPLSPAMYLGLGLLEIDVGEHIKYSLVWIWGVSLLAIAACIVLGVTPL, translated from the coding sequence GTGAAACGTTTTGCACGTATACTATTCGCTTCTCTGCTTGCTCTCTCTTTATGCACGACCGGCCTCTTTGCGGCTGACGGCGCAGCTCCTGTCGTCGTCGAGTCCCCTGCCGCACCATCAGGCTGGAAGTTCGACCGTGAAGTCATCATCGTCTGCCCGTGGGGCGAGGGCGGCGGTGCTGATGCCACACTGCGCGCGTTAGTTCCTCTGCTCAGCGAGAGGATCGGCCAGCACATCACTGTGATGAACGTTACCGGCGGAAACGGCACGAACGGTGCGGCATATGTCCGTGAGCGTCCGGCAGACGGCTATATGTTCATGCTCGGAACACAGAGCCTGCTGATTCAGGACGTTATGGGCGAGATGAAGTTCAAGTTCCTCGATGAGTTCGTGCCCGTTGCGCGTCTGGTTCACGCAATCGACGTTATTGCGACATCACGCAGGGCAATGGAGGAACGCGGCTTCGGGACGTTCAGCCAGCTCCGCGACTACATCAAGGCACATCCTTTCAGCGTGAGTGTCGGAATGCTCACCCGTGTCGGAGTTGACGGCCTGTCGTTCCAGCAGGCAACCGAAGGCCTTAACATCCTCGAGGTCGATTACCCGACAGGCGCAGGAATGACCGGCGCGCTTCTTGCGGGACAGATTGACCTGATGATTACGGGAACTCAGGAAGTCGAGAGCCAGATACAGACCGGCGACATCATCCCGTTGCTGGTTCTCGCTGAAAAGCGCATGAACCGTTATCCTAACGTCGAGTGCTCGCAGGAGCTGGGCATCAATGCATTTTTGGGCTCAGAGCGCGGAATTTTCGCGAAGAAGGGCACTCCTCAGGAAGCAGTTGACGCAATGAGAGCCGCCATCGCCGACGCAGTGAAGTCCGAAGCGTGGAATGATTTTCTTCAGCAGGGCACGTATGACGAGAGGCCGGGTTATGCCGACGCTCCCGAGTACCAGCAGGCTCTCAGTGATGAGTACAAGACCTTCACCGACATGCTGAAGCCCGCAAAAGCTCCGGCCAAGAAAGCCGCCGCCGCACCCTCAACGAAACTTGCGGTTATAGGCTTCCTGATGGTTCTTGTGCTGATAATCTGCCTCATCAAGAAGATTGTTATCCCGCCGATCGCATTCATTCTTCTCCCGACGATTGCGGCACTCTGCGCAGGGTTTGACCCGCTGGTCATCAACAAGTTCGCGGCTTCGGGCATCAGCAAGATGGTTTCTACGGTGTCGCTGTTCGTGTTCTCAATTTCGTTCTTCTCGCTGATGAGCGATCAGGGAGTCTTTGACCCCGTCGTCAACTTCCTCATCAAGAAGGCAGGAACTAACGTAACGCTTGTACTGCTTGCCACTGCGGCGGTTGCGGTAATCGGACACCTTGACGGTTCAGGAGCTACAACGTTCATCATCACGATTACGGCAATGCTCCCGCTGTTCAAGAAGCTGAAGATGGACAACAGAGCGTTGATGATGCTCGTCTGCGTTGCTATCGGCGTTATGAACGTCTGCCCGTGGGGCGGCCCGACAATCCGTGCGGCAACAGTTCTCGAGACAGACCCCAATATCCTCTGGCACAGGCTGCTTCCTGTTCAGGGTGCAATGCTGGCGATTACGTTTATCGTTGCGTTCCTGCAGAGCGGCATCCAGAAGAGGCGCATCAAGAAGCTCGGCCTGACTGCTGACGAGACAGCAGAGGAAGCGGCGGCTGAGGAAGCGAAGGGCCCGAAGGTCTCAACGCTCCTGCAGTGGTACAACTTCCTGATAGTTGTTGCGGTTATCGTCATCCTCATGATGGGACTGCTCAACCCTGCATATACGTTCATGCTGGCACTCGCGCTCACTCTTCCGTTCAACATCAAGAGCCTCAAGGAGCAGAACGGCAAGCTGAAGAATTACGGCGTTGCGGCAATGTCGATGGTTGTTACGCTGTTTGCGGCCGGTATCTTCACGGGAGTCCTCAGCGGAACAGGAATGCTCAACGCAATGGCTTCCGCAGTCGTTACGGTAATTCCGCCGGATCTCGGACGTTACACACACTTCATCGTAGCGTGCTTCGCAGTACCGTTAATCATGTGCTTGGGCACGGACAGCTTCTACTTCGGGCTTCTGCCTGTCGTTGTGGGGATTGCCTCGCAGTTCGGCGTGAACCCGATGGATGTTGCGTGCGTGCTTCTCGTTGCTGAGAACGTCGGCGTAATGATTTCCCCGCTTTCGCCCGCAATGTATCTCGGTCTCGGACTTCTGGAGATCGATGTCGGCGAACACATCAAGTACTCGCTTGTGTGGATCTGGGGAGTCAGTCTTCTCGCAATTGCGGCCTGCATAGTTCTCGGAGTAACTCCGCTGTAA
- a CDS encoding PTS glucose transporter subunit IIA translates to MPLFNFTKKEPAPVVYPAELSSPAAGDFVPMSELKDEAFAGGALGQCFGVKPESGEICAPIDGVISEVTETAHAVVIQAGEIEILIHAGIHTVNMKGEGFKSHVKLGKVVRRGEPVITMDLWKVRNAGYDDTVIMAVSNSKDFAKVETVFSGKKIKTGDGVLKVSK, encoded by the coding sequence ATGCCGCTGTTCAACTTTACGAAGAAGGAACCCGCACCCGTAGTGTACCCCGCCGAGTTAAGCTCGCCTGCTGCCGGAGATTTCGTGCCCATGTCCGAACTCAAGGACGAGGCTTTTGCGGGAGGAGCACTCGGCCAGTGCTTCGGTGTCAAGCCCGAGAGCGGAGAAATATGCGCGCCCATCGACGGAGTAATCTCGGAAGTTACGGAGACAGCTCATGCGGTAGTGATTCAGGCCGGAGAAATCGAGATACTCATTCACGCCGGGATTCACACGGTGAACATGAAGGGTGAGGGCTTCAAGAGCCATGTCAAGCTCGGCAAGGTAGTACGTCGCGGAGAACCTGTAATCACTATGGATCTGTGGAAGGTCAGGAATGCGGGCTATGATGACACTGTGATTATGGCCGTGTCGAACTCGAAGGACTTTGCGAAAGTGGAGACCGTATTTTCCGGCAAGAAGATAAAGACAGGGGACGGAGTCCTGAAGGTCAGCAAGTAA